A single genomic interval of Methyloceanibacter caenitepidi harbors:
- the atpD gene encoding F0F1 ATP synthase subunit beta — MAKKPVVAETKKQEKRIAEGKGPKGHIRQVTGAVVDVQFDEHLPEILNALETENQGNRLVLEVAQHLGENTVRTIAMDSTEGLVRGQQVVDTGEPIAVPVGAKTLGRIMNVIGEPVDELGPIETSDSRPIHAPAPSYVDQATESEILVTGIKVVDLLAPYAKGGKIGLFGGAGVGKTVLIMELINNVAKAHGGYSVFAGVGERTREGNDLYHEMIESGVNKDPKEGSIEGSKCALVYGQMNEPPGARARVALSGLTVAESFRDEGQDVLFFVDNIFRFTQAGSEVSALLGRIPSAVGYQPTLATDMGALQERITTTQKGSITSVQAIYVPADDLTDPAPATSFAHLDATTVLSRTIAEKGIYPAVDPLDSTSRMLDPRILGEEHYAVARQVQEILQRYKALQDIIAILGMDELSEEDKLTVARARKIERFLSQPFHVAEVFTGSPGVLVDLKDTIAGFKGLCDGDYDHLPEAAFYMVGTIEEAVAKAEKLAAEAA, encoded by the coding sequence GCAGTTCGACGAGCATCTGCCCGAAATTCTGAACGCGCTCGAGACCGAGAACCAGGGCAACCGCCTCGTTCTTGAGGTCGCCCAGCATCTTGGCGAGAACACCGTTCGCACCATCGCCATGGACTCGACCGAAGGTCTCGTCCGCGGCCAGCAGGTGGTCGATACGGGCGAGCCGATCGCCGTTCCGGTCGGCGCGAAGACGCTCGGCCGCATCATGAACGTCATCGGCGAGCCGGTGGACGAGCTGGGGCCGATCGAGACTTCCGACAGCCGCCCGATCCATGCACCGGCGCCGTCCTATGTGGACCAGGCGACGGAATCGGAAATTCTGGTCACGGGCATCAAGGTCGTCGATCTGCTCGCGCCTTACGCCAAGGGCGGCAAGATCGGCCTGTTCGGCGGCGCGGGCGTCGGCAAGACCGTGCTCATCATGGAGCTGATCAACAACGTCGCGAAGGCTCACGGTGGTTACTCCGTGTTCGCCGGCGTCGGCGAGCGTACGCGCGAGGGCAACGACCTCTATCACGAGATGATCGAGTCCGGCGTGAACAAGGATCCGAAGGAAGGTTCCATCGAGGGTTCGAAATGCGCCCTCGTGTACGGCCAGATGAACGAGCCTCCGGGAGCCCGCGCTCGCGTGGCCCTGTCGGGGCTGACAGTCGCCGAGTCCTTCCGTGACGAAGGTCAGGACGTGCTGTTCTTCGTGGACAACATCTTCCGCTTCACCCAGGCCGGTTCCGAAGTGTCCGCCCTGTTGGGCCGCATTCCCTCGGCCGTGGGCTATCAGCCGACGCTGGCCACGGACATGGGCGCCCTGCAGGAGCGGATCACCACCACCCAGAAGGGTTCGATCACGTCCGTGCAGGCCATTTACGTGCCGGCCGACGACCTGACCGACCCGGCCCCGGCGACCTCGTTCGCCCATCTGGACGCCACCACCGTGCTGTCGCGCACCATCGCCGAGAAGGGTATCTACCCGGCCGTGGACCCGCTCGACTCCACCTCGCGCATGCTCGACCCGCGCATCCTCGGTGAAGAGCACTACGCCGTGGCCCGCCAGGTGCAGGAGATCCTGCAACGCTATAAGGCCCTGCAGGACATCATCGCCATTCTCGGCATGGACGAGCTTTCCGAAGAGGACAAGCTCACCGTGGCCCGCGCCCGTAAGATCGAGCGCTTCCTGTCGCAGCCGTTCCACGTTGCCGAGGTCTTCACCGGTTCGCCGGGCGTCCTCGTCGACCTCAAGGACACGATCGCGGGCTTCAAGGGCCTGTGCGACGGCGACTACGATCACCTGCCTGAGGCGGCGTTCTACATGGTCGGCACCATCGAGGAAGCCGTCGCCAAGGCCGAGAAGCTTGCAGCCGAGGCCGCTTAA